In Penaeus monodon isolate SGIC_2016 chromosome 7, NSTDA_Pmon_1, whole genome shotgun sequence, the following are encoded in one genomic region:
- the LOC119575605 gene encoding cleavage and polyadenylation specificity factor subunit 6-like — protein MDPSPYGHLPQLWTPFPSMIAFPHENPSPLWISPQPGPPFPRRPPPQLWIHFPPLGPPSPDGLLPQPWTPSPHGSPSPVWPPSPAMDLLPPVWIIFPPLGPPSPVGSLPNFWSLPQYGPPSPAMDHLPQEASPPLRTSFPSYKPSPAGRFPRLDLLPSMHPLPQL, from the exons ATGGACCCCTCCCCA TATGGACAccttccccagctatggaccCCCTTCCCCAGTATGATCGCCTTCCCACATGAAAACCCTTCCCCACTATGGATCTCTCCCCAGCCaggaccccccttcccccgtagGCCTCCTCCCCAGCTATGGATCCACTTTCCCCCGCTAGGACCCCCTTCCCCAGATGGCCTCCTTCCCCAGCCATGGACCCCTTCCCCGCATGGATCCCCTTCCCCAGTATGGCCCCCCTCCCCAGCTATGGACCTCCTTCCCCCCGTATGGATCATCTTCCCCCCGCTAGGACCCCCTTCCCCAGTAGGATCCCTCCCAAACTTTTGGTCTCTTCCCCAGTAtgggcccccttcccccgctaTGGATCACCTTCCCCAGGAGGCCTCCCCCCCACTACGGACCTCCTTCCCCAGCTATAAACCTTCCCCCGCTGGCCGCTTCCCCCGCTTGGACCTCCTCCCCAGTATGCATCCCCTTCCCCAGCTATGA